From Acidothermus cellulolyticus 11B, a single genomic window includes:
- the glgP gene encoding alpha-glucan family phosphorylase, with protein sequence MRAIRRFTVRTVLPPRLAGLAELVMNLRWSWHPPTLELFAAIDPLVWRAVRGDPVRLLGEVPPSRLAELAADEGFLRRLDHALEDLHAYLTGDRWYQTTAVDGPRAVAYFSPEYGITSVLPQYSGGLGILAGDHLKTASDLGIPLIGVGLLYRRGYFNQSLSRDGWQQERYPPIDPYGLPLELLTEADGSPVSIAIQLPEQRTLQARVWQARVGRVPLLLLDSDVEGNAPAERDVTDRLYGGGTDHRFRQELLLGVGGVRAVRAFCRITGHPEPEVYHMNEGHAGFLALERISELMQDAGLSFDEALEVVRASTVFTTHTPVPAGIDRFPRDLIERHLVAETDGPARDGLHILPADRVLALGAEAYPGGDPGVFNMAVLGLRVASRANGVSTLHGAVSRHMFAGLWPNFDPDDVPITSVTNGVHVPTWLAGEMRTLLETELAGPAGVDGAGEGIRWADAERLDDVRLWQVRNALRARLVVEARARLRESWRTRGATDSEMQWIDDALDPQVLTIGFARRVPSYKRLTLMLRNPERLRALLLHPRHPVQIVIAGKAHPADDAGKRLIQEVVKFADDPEVRHRIVFLPDYDMALAQLLIAGADVWLNNPLRPLEACGTSGMKAALNGVLNLSIRDGWWDEWFDGNNGWAIPSADGLPDDRRDDLEAHALYDIIESQVAPRFYDRGSDGLPTRWLEMIRHAIASLGPKVAATRMLREYLDRLYTPAACAHRAVTADDFAGARHLAAWKARILQAWPGVRVEHVAASGLADALEYGTRVPVRAVVALGGLDPSDVDVQVVYGRVDENDELVTPRSASLRPTDARDGLFGYEGEIVLDRTGPFGYSVRVLPRDTLLGVSAELGLVALPPPRESITSGDLR encoded by the coding sequence GTGAGAGCGATTCGCCGCTTCACCGTCCGGACCGTGCTGCCGCCGCGCCTGGCCGGGCTGGCCGAGCTGGTCATGAACCTGCGGTGGTCGTGGCACCCGCCGACCCTGGAGCTGTTCGCCGCCATTGATCCGCTGGTGTGGCGGGCGGTTCGCGGCGACCCGGTCCGGCTGCTTGGCGAAGTACCTCCTTCGCGGCTCGCCGAACTGGCGGCCGACGAGGGTTTTCTGCGCCGGCTCGACCACGCCCTCGAGGACTTGCACGCCTACCTCACCGGAGACCGTTGGTACCAGACCACGGCGGTCGACGGCCCGCGGGCCGTCGCGTATTTCTCACCGGAATACGGGATCACCTCGGTGCTGCCGCAATATTCCGGCGGACTCGGCATCCTTGCCGGTGACCACCTCAAAACGGCAAGTGACCTCGGCATCCCGCTCATCGGCGTCGGATTGCTGTACCGGCGGGGCTACTTCAACCAGTCGCTGTCCCGCGACGGCTGGCAGCAGGAGCGGTACCCTCCGATCGATCCGTACGGCCTGCCGCTCGAGTTACTCACCGAAGCCGACGGCAGCCCGGTGAGTATCGCCATCCAGCTGCCGGAGCAGCGGACGTTGCAGGCACGCGTCTGGCAGGCCAGGGTCGGCCGGGTGCCGCTGCTCCTCCTCGATTCGGACGTCGAAGGGAATGCGCCGGCGGAACGCGACGTCACCGACCGGTTGTACGGCGGCGGAACCGACCACCGATTCCGCCAGGAACTGCTCCTCGGCGTCGGGGGAGTGCGGGCCGTGCGGGCATTCTGCCGGATCACCGGCCATCCAGAGCCCGAGGTCTACCACATGAATGAAGGCCACGCGGGTTTTCTCGCGTTGGAACGAATCAGCGAACTCATGCAGGACGCCGGCCTGTCGTTCGACGAGGCGTTGGAAGTCGTGCGGGCGAGCACGGTTTTCACCACCCACACGCCGGTTCCCGCCGGCATTGACCGTTTCCCGCGTGACCTGATCGAACGGCACCTGGTCGCCGAGACCGACGGTCCGGCGCGCGACGGCTTGCATATTCTGCCGGCGGATCGCGTGCTTGCCTTGGGTGCCGAGGCATACCCGGGCGGCGATCCGGGGGTTTTCAACATGGCGGTGCTCGGCTTGCGGGTCGCGAGCCGCGCCAACGGCGTCTCCACTCTGCACGGGGCCGTGAGCCGGCACATGTTCGCCGGATTGTGGCCGAATTTCGATCCGGACGACGTGCCCATCACCTCGGTCACCAATGGGGTGCACGTGCCCACCTGGCTTGCCGGCGAGATGCGCACCCTGCTCGAGACCGAGCTTGCCGGACCCGCCGGCGTGGACGGCGCCGGCGAGGGAATCCGGTGGGCGGACGCCGAACGCCTCGACGATGTCCGGTTGTGGCAGGTACGAAACGCGCTGCGGGCCAGGCTTGTCGTCGAAGCCCGGGCGCGGCTCCGCGAATCGTGGCGGACACGCGGCGCGACCGACTCGGAAATGCAGTGGATCGACGATGCTCTCGACCCGCAGGTGCTCACCATCGGTTTCGCCCGCCGTGTCCCGTCGTACAAACGTCTGACTCTCATGCTGCGGAATCCGGAGCGGTTGCGTGCGTTGCTGTTGCACCCGCGTCATCCGGTGCAGATTGTCATCGCCGGGAAGGCTCATCCGGCGGACGACGCGGGGAAACGGCTCATCCAAGAGGTCGTGAAATTCGCCGACGACCCGGAGGTCCGGCACCGGATCGTCTTTCTCCCCGATTACGACATGGCACTCGCCCAGCTGCTCATTGCGGGCGCGGATGTGTGGCTGAACAATCCGTTGCGGCCGTTGGAGGCCTGCGGGACGTCGGGCATGAAAGCGGCGCTCAACGGCGTCCTCAACCTGTCGATTCGGGACGGCTGGTGGGACGAATGGTTTGACGGCAACAACGGGTGGGCGATTCCCAGCGCCGACGGCCTGCCGGACGACCGCCGGGACGACCTCGAGGCGCACGCCCTTTACGACATCATCGAAAGTCAGGTCGCACCGCGCTTTTACGACCGGGGCAGCGACGGATTGCCGACCCGCTGGCTGGAGATGATCCGGCATGCCATTGCGAGCCTCGGACCGAAGGTTGCAGCGACCCGGATGCTCCGGGAATATCTCGACCGGCTGTACACGCCGGCGGCGTGCGCGCACCGCGCCGTGACGGCGGACGATTTTGCCGGCGCGCGGCATCTGGCCGCGTGGAAGGCGCGGATTCTCCAGGCCTGGCCGGGGGTGCGGGTCGAGCACGTCGCCGCGTCCGGTCTTGCCGATGCCCTGGAGTACGGCACGCGCGTTCCGGTCCGTGCCGTCGTGGCACTCGGCGGATTGGATCCGTCCGACGTTGATGTGCAAGTGGTCTACGGTCGGGTGGACGAGAACGACGAGCTCGTCACGCCGCGCTCCGCCTCGCTTCGGCCGACCGACGCGCGCGACGGTCTGTTCGGTTATGAGGGCGAAATCGTGCTCGACCGCACCGGCCCGTTCGGGTACAGCGTGCGGGTGCTGCCGCGCGACACTTTGCTTGGCGTATCGGCAGAACTTGGCCTCGTGGCGCTTCCTCCGCCGCGGGAGAGCATCACCAGCGGTGATCTGCGCTGA
- the treS gene encoding maltose alpha-D-glucosyltransferase — protein sequence MSALPHEPAPIPPVDPLWYKRAVFYEVLVRGFYDSNNDGTGDLRGLIAKLDYLQWLGVDCIWLLPIYASPMRDGGYDISDYFSILPEYGDLGDFVQLVDETHRRGMRIIADLVMNHTSDQHPWFQASRIDPDGPYGDFYVWSDTDTKYKDARIIFVDTEKSNWTFDPVRGQYYWHRFFSHQPDLNYENPAVQEAMLAVLRFWLDLGIDGFRLDAVPYLFEEEGTNCENLPKTHEYLKRIRKEVDQLYPDKVLLAEANQWPADVVQYFGDGDECHMAFHFPLMPRIFMAVRREQRFPISEILAQTPRIPENCQWGIFLRNHDELTLEMVTDEERDYMYREYAQDPRMKANIGIRRRLAPLLDNSRDQMELFTALLLSLPGSPVMYYGDEIGMGDNIWLGDRDSVRTPMQWTPDRNAGFSQCDPGRLYLPVIMDAVYGYQALNVEAQMRSPHSLLHWVRRMIDIRKRHPTFGCGSYEELGASNPSILAFVREFGDDRVLCVNNLSRFPQPVELDLRRYEGVVPIEMTGGVPFPRIGELPYLLTLPGHGFYWFMLPTHP from the coding sequence ATGAGTGCGTTGCCACACGAACCGGCACCGATCCCACCCGTGGATCCCCTGTGGTACAAGCGCGCCGTCTTCTACGAAGTGCTGGTCCGCGGCTTCTACGATTCGAACAACGACGGCACGGGGGATCTCCGCGGCCTCATCGCGAAGCTCGATTACCTGCAGTGGCTTGGGGTGGACTGCATCTGGTTGCTGCCGATTTACGCCTCGCCAATGCGGGACGGCGGTTACGACATCTCGGATTACTTCTCGATCCTCCCCGAGTACGGCGATCTCGGCGACTTCGTCCAGCTCGTCGATGAGACCCACCGGCGCGGCATGCGCATCATCGCCGACCTGGTGATGAATCACACCAGTGACCAGCATCCGTGGTTCCAGGCGTCCCGCATCGACCCGGACGGGCCGTACGGTGACTTTTACGTGTGGTCCGACACCGACACGAAATACAAGGATGCACGGATCATCTTCGTAGACACGGAGAAGTCCAATTGGACCTTCGACCCGGTCCGCGGTCAGTACTACTGGCACCGTTTCTTCAGTCATCAGCCGGACCTGAATTACGAGAACCCCGCGGTCCAGGAAGCGATGCTGGCCGTGCTGCGCTTCTGGCTGGACCTCGGCATCGACGGCTTCCGGCTGGACGCCGTCCCTTACCTTTTCGAGGAAGAGGGGACGAACTGCGAGAACCTGCCGAAGACGCACGAGTACCTCAAGCGGATCCGCAAAGAGGTCGATCAGCTCTACCCGGACAAGGTCCTCCTGGCGGAGGCCAACCAGTGGCCGGCGGACGTCGTCCAGTACTTCGGTGACGGCGACGAATGCCACATGGCGTTTCACTTCCCGCTGATGCCGCGGATCTTCATGGCGGTGCGGCGGGAGCAGCGCTTTCCGATTTCGGAGATCCTGGCGCAGACGCCGCGGATTCCGGAGAACTGCCAGTGGGGCATTTTCCTGCGCAACCACGATGAGCTCACCTTGGAGATGGTGACCGACGAAGAGCGGGACTATATGTACCGCGAGTACGCGCAGGATCCGCGGATGAAGGCCAACATCGGTATCCGGCGCCGCCTCGCACCACTGCTCGACAACTCCCGCGACCAAATGGAACTGTTCACCGCGCTCCTGCTGTCGCTCCCCGGCTCCCCGGTCATGTACTACGGCGACGAGATCGGCATGGGCGACAACATTTGGCTCGGTGACCGGGACAGTGTGCGGACGCCGATGCAGTGGACCCCGGACCGCAACGCCGGTTTCTCCCAGTGCGATCCGGGCAGACTCTACCTGCCGGTCATCATGGACGCCGTCTACGGGTACCAAGCGCTCAACGTCGAGGCGCAGATGCGCAGCCCGCACTCGCTGCTCCACTGGGTCCGCAGAATGATCGACATCAGGAAGCGGCACCCGACCTTCGGCTGCGGCAGTTACGAGGAGCTTGGCGCATCGAATCCGAGTATTCTCGCCTTTGTCCGCGAATTCGGCGACGACCGGGTCTTGTGCGTCAACAATCTCTCGCGCTTTCCGCAACCCGTCGAGCTGGATCTGCGTCGGTATGAGGGCGTCGTGCCGATCGAGATGACCGGCGGTGTACCGTTTCCCCGGATCGGCGAGTTGCCGTATCTGCTGACGCTGCCGGGACACGGCTTCTACTGGTTCATGCTCCCGACCCATCCGTGA
- a CDS encoding maltokinase N-terminal cap-like domain-containing protein, whose product MEELLRAWLPRQRWFAGKSSAVHEARVREVRVLREDDPMLLHAFVEAVTESASQAPDCYHILLGARRTLPRHLDAARIGRSDEYGEIYDALHDPELTQHLLTAIHDDVERAGVRFRREPGAEFSPDAPGRLLSGEQSNTSVVFGDETILKIFRLLVPGVNPDLDVTRALTEAGSPHVAPLCGWMETDIAGEPYTLGILQRYLRTGSDGWSLALTSVRDLFAEGDLHAEEVGGDFAAEAERLGVATAEVHRTLAHVLPTATGGAEFVEQLTEAMRRRLQAAADVVPALAAHITEIQQIYDTFRRRTSELHLQRIHGDLHLGQVMRTEYGWVFFDFEGEPGARIEQRAALASPLRDVAGMLRSFDYAAHYLLAGHTVPPQLAYRAAEWSARNRAAFCIGYAKVADHDPREEDAVLRAFEVDKAVYETMYEMKNRPDWVGIPLGALERLLAAEHRGS is encoded by the coding sequence GTGGAAGAACTGCTCCGGGCATGGCTGCCGCGGCAGCGATGGTTCGCCGGCAAGAGCAGCGCGGTGCACGAGGCGCGCGTGCGCGAGGTGCGGGTGCTCAGGGAAGACGATCCCATGCTGCTGCACGCCTTCGTTGAAGCGGTCACCGAGAGTGCCTCGCAGGCGCCGGACTGCTACCACATTCTGCTCGGCGCGCGCCGCACGCTCCCCCGGCATCTGGATGCCGCGCGAATCGGCCGAAGCGACGAGTACGGCGAGATCTACGATGCGCTGCACGATCCCGAATTGACCCAGCACCTGCTGACCGCGATTCATGACGATGTCGAGCGGGCCGGCGTGCGTTTCCGCCGGGAACCGGGCGCGGAGTTCAGCCCTGATGCACCGGGACGGCTGCTCAGTGGGGAACAATCCAACACCTCGGTCGTCTTTGGTGACGAGACGATTTTGAAAATCTTCCGGCTCCTCGTACCCGGCGTCAATCCGGATCTCGATGTGACACGCGCGCTCACTGAGGCGGGGAGTCCGCACGTCGCTCCACTGTGCGGGTGGATGGAGACCGACATCGCCGGAGAACCGTACACGCTGGGGATTCTTCAGCGCTACTTGCGCACCGGCTCCGACGGATGGTCGCTTGCTCTCACGAGCGTGCGCGACCTCTTCGCCGAGGGCGACCTCCATGCCGAGGAGGTCGGCGGCGATTTCGCCGCCGAGGCGGAGCGTCTTGGCGTGGCGACCGCGGAGGTGCACCGCACGTTGGCGCACGTGCTGCCCACGGCGACCGGCGGTGCGGAGTTCGTCGAACAGCTCACCGAGGCAATGCGGCGGCGGTTGCAGGCCGCGGCCGACGTCGTGCCGGCGCTCGCCGCGCATATCACCGAGATCCAGCAGATTTATGACACCTTCCGCCGAAGGACCTCCGAGCTTCACCTGCAGCGCATTCACGGCGACCTGCACCTCGGCCAGGTGATGCGCACCGAGTACGGGTGGGTGTTCTTCGATTTCGAAGGGGAGCCGGGCGCGCGGATTGAACAGCGCGCGGCGCTGGCCAGTCCATTGCGCGACGTCGCCGGAATGCTCCGTTCCTTTGACTACGCCGCACACTACCTGCTCGCCGGTCACACGGTCCCACCGCAGCTGGCATACCGCGCGGCCGAGTGGTCGGCGCGCAATCGCGCGGCCTTCTGCATCGGATATGCGAAGGTTGCCGACCACGACCCGCGGGAAGAGGATGCCGTGTTGCGCGCCTTCGAGGTGGACAAGGCGGTCTACGAGACGATGTACGAAATGAAGAACCGGCCGGACTGGGTCGGCATCCCGCTGGGTGCGCTGGAACGGCTGCTTGCGGCTGAGCACCGGGGTAGCTGA
- a CDS encoding alpha-1,4-glucan--maltose-1-phosphate maltosyltransferase translates to MYQRRIPITDIAPVIECGRYPAKCVVGEPITISATVFREGHAAVGANLVLIDPAGAEQPWTPMRLVAEGTDRYAAEVTPDGPGMWSFRIEAWDHPIETWRREAEIKIPLGQDVDLVCEEGARLYEEAAEALADPERKTLLAAAAALRSDDAPAARLATALAPEVLAVLERYPLRRFVTTSPAYSLQVDRPRALVGAWYEFFPRSEGASLDPPRSGTFATAARRLPAIAAMGFDVVYLPPIHPIGTTFRKGRNNSLHAEPGDPGVPWAIGSPEGGHDAVHPDLGTLADFDAFVATARDLGLEIALDFALQCSPDHPWVREHPEWFTRRPDGSIAYAENPPKKYQDIYPLNFDNDYEGLYAEVKRVLHHWMAHGVRIFRVDNPHTKPLAFWEELLADIRSTDPDVIFLSEAFTRPAMMRALAKVGFHQSYTYFTWRTSRPELESYLWELSHETCDYLRPNLFVNTPDILHAYLQHGGPPAFKIRAVIAAMAGPSWGVYSGYELCENTPLHPGSEEYLDSEKYQYKPRDWEAAEREGRSLAGYLATLNRIRREHVALQRLRNFSLHSADNPEILTFSKRATTPAGHDDTVLVVVNLNPFHTQEATIALDMPALGLGWDDRFRVVDLLSGAHYDWGHFSYVRLDPQVEPAHILVVQR, encoded by the coding sequence ATGTACCAGCGGCGCATCCCGATCACGGACATCGCCCCGGTGATCGAGTGCGGTCGGTACCCGGCGAAGTGCGTCGTCGGCGAACCGATCACCATCTCGGCGACGGTCTTCCGCGAAGGGCATGCCGCGGTGGGCGCCAATCTCGTGCTCATCGATCCGGCCGGAGCCGAGCAGCCCTGGACGCCGATGCGGCTGGTCGCCGAGGGAACCGACCGGTACGCCGCGGAGGTCACCCCGGACGGACCGGGCATGTGGAGTTTCCGGATCGAGGCGTGGGACCACCCGATCGAGACCTGGCGGCGGGAAGCTGAGATCAAGATCCCGCTTGGCCAGGACGTCGACCTTGTCTGCGAGGAAGGCGCCCGGCTCTATGAGGAGGCCGCAGAGGCTCTTGCCGATCCCGAGCGCAAAACCCTGCTCGCGGCCGCCGCGGCGCTCCGCTCGGACGACGCTCCAGCCGCGCGGCTCGCCACGGCGCTCGCCCCGGAGGTGCTCGCCGTCCTCGAGCGGTATCCGCTCCGCCGGTTCGTGACGACGTCTCCGGCGTACTCCCTGCAGGTGGACCGGCCGCGGGCGCTCGTCGGCGCCTGGTACGAGTTCTTCCCGCGGTCGGAGGGTGCGAGCCTCGACCCGCCGCGCTCCGGTACCTTCGCCACTGCGGCCCGCCGGCTGCCGGCCATCGCCGCCATGGGGTTCGACGTCGTCTACCTCCCGCCGATTCACCCGATCGGCACGACGTTCCGCAAAGGCCGGAACAATTCGCTGCACGCCGAACCGGGGGATCCCGGCGTCCCCTGGGCGATTGGTTCACCGGAGGGCGGTCATGACGCCGTCCACCCGGACCTCGGCACCCTCGCCGACTTCGACGCCTTCGTCGCGACCGCGCGCGACCTCGGATTGGAAATTGCGTTGGACTTCGCCCTGCAGTGCTCACCCGACCACCCGTGGGTGCGGGAGCATCCGGAGTGGTTCACGCGGCGCCCGGACGGTTCCATCGCGTACGCGGAGAATCCACCGAAGAAATACCAGGATATTTACCCGCTGAATTTCGACAACGATTACGAAGGCCTGTACGCCGAAGTGAAGCGTGTGCTGCACCACTGGATGGCGCACGGCGTACGGATTTTCCGGGTCGACAATCCGCACACCAAGCCGCTCGCCTTCTGGGAGGAGCTGCTGGCCGACATCCGCTCGACCGACCCGGACGTCATTTTCCTCTCCGAGGCGTTCACCCGGCCGGCGATGATGCGCGCCCTGGCGAAGGTGGGTTTTCACCAGTCGTACACGTACTTCACCTGGCGCACCTCGCGTCCGGAGCTGGAGAGCTACCTCTGGGAGCTGTCACACGAAACCTGCGATTACCTGCGGCCGAACCTGTTCGTGAACACCCCCGACATTCTGCACGCGTATCTGCAACACGGCGGCCCGCCGGCCTTCAAAATCCGCGCCGTCATCGCCGCGATGGCGGGGCCGTCCTGGGGCGTGTACTCCGGCTACGAGCTCTGCGAGAACACCCCGCTGCACCCGGGGAGCGAGGAGTATCTGGATTCCGAGAAGTACCAGTACAAGCCGCGGGATTGGGAAGCCGCGGAGCGCGAAGGCCGGAGCCTTGCCGGCTACCTCGCGACGCTCAACCGCATCCGCCGGGAGCACGTCGCGCTGCAGCGACTGCGCAACTTCTCCCTCCACTCCGCGGACAACCCCGAGATCCTCACCTTCTCCAAACGTGCGACCACACCGGCCGGCCACGACGATACGGTCCTGGTCGTGGTGAATCTCAATCCGTTTCACACCCAGGAAGCGACGATCGCCCTGGACATGCCGGCGCTCGGCCTGGGATGGGACGACCGATTCCGCGTCGTCGACCTGCTGAGCGGAGCGCACTACGACTGGGGGCACTTCAGCTACGTCCGGCTCGATCCCCAGGTCGAGCCGGCGCACATCCTCGTGGTCCAACGCTAG
- a CDS encoding enoyl-CoA hydratase/isomerase family protein, protein MTSDPAPTSTPDPAAEPPAPGTLPPAPGAFVWLEVRDSIGTIRLHRPPVNALNAVMQDQLRQAAQEAAARDDVRAVIVYGGARVFAAGADVREMAAMSRDDMAARAEPLQAAFDAVAAIPKPVIAAIAGYALGGGCELALAADLRICASDARLGQPEILLGVIPGAGGTQRLPRLIGPGRAKELIFTGRMVDADEALRIGLVNAVVPVAELYAEAWRWARTFAAGPARALAAAKRAIDGGLATSLADGLRLERTEFVELFATEDRTIGFRSFLESGPGKAHFVGR, encoded by the coding sequence ATGACGAGCGACCCGGCACCCACGTCGACTCCGGATCCGGCGGCCGAGCCACCCGCGCCCGGCACCTTGCCGCCCGCGCCCGGCGCCTTCGTCTGGCTCGAGGTGCGCGACAGCATCGGCACGATCCGGCTGCACCGGCCCCCGGTGAACGCGCTGAACGCCGTCATGCAGGACCAGCTCCGGCAGGCGGCGCAAGAGGCGGCCGCCCGGGACGACGTCCGCGCGGTCATCGTGTACGGCGGAGCGCGGGTCTTCGCGGCGGGCGCCGACGTCCGGGAAATGGCAGCGATGAGCCGCGACGACATGGCAGCGCGCGCTGAGCCGTTGCAGGCCGCATTCGACGCCGTGGCGGCCATTCCCAAGCCGGTGATCGCCGCGATCGCCGGCTATGCGCTGGGCGGCGGCTGTGAACTTGCCCTCGCTGCGGACCTGCGCATCTGCGCCTCGGATGCCCGGCTTGGCCAACCGGAGATCCTGCTCGGCGTCATCCCGGGCGCCGGGGGAACCCAGCGGCTGCCCCGGCTGATTGGGCCCGGACGGGCCAAGGAACTTATCTTCACCGGCCGGATGGTGGACGCTGACGAAGCGCTGCGGATCGGCCTGGTGAACGCGGTGGTGCCGGTCGCCGAGCTCTACGCCGAGGCGTGGCGGTGGGCGCGGACGTTCGCCGCGGGCCCGGCCCGGGCGCTCGCTGCGGCGAAGCGGGCGATTGACGGCGGGCTGGCGACCTCGCTGGCCGACGGTCTCCGTCTCGAACGGACGGAATTCGTCGAACTCTTCGCCACCGAGGATCGGACGATCGGTTTCCGGTCGTTCCTGGAGTCCGGGCCGGGCAAGGCGCATTTCGTCGGCCGATAG
- the glgX gene encoding glycogen debranching protein GlgX: protein MGRVDVWPGHWWPLGATADEDGTNFAVYSRYAEAVDLCLFDDDGTETRLPLTETTYHVWHGYVPGVRPGTRYGFRVDGPFDPHRGLRFNPSKLLIDPYARALDGDFVLSDAVFGYPPGRDDTVQDHRDSAPYVPKSVVVRDDFDWGSDRHPKTPWADTIIYELHVRGFTMRHPAVPPELRGTFAGLAHPAVLEHLTALGVTAVELMPVHHFISEPDVLRRGLTNYWGYNSIGYFAPHGRYSASGTRGQQVREFKQMVKALHEAGLEVILDVVYNHTAEGDETGPTLSFRGLDNPTYYRLADGGRRYVNYTGTGNTLDVRNFPVLQLIMDSLRYWVTEMHVDGFRFDLAASLARSMHDVDMLSSFLAIIHQDPVLSQVKLIAEPWDLGEGGYQVGEFPPLWTEWNDRFRDTVRDFWLRGRTGIRELGYRLSGSSDLYQDDGRRPYASINYVTCHDGFTLHDLVTYGTKHNEANGEANRDGADENHNWNCGHEGETDDPVINGIRARMKRNLLATTLLATGVPMLSHGDELGRTQRGNNNAYCQDNEISWVDWENADTGLSAFVRGVIALRRRHPVFRQRSFFTGTALSGDGVKDLAWFAPDGSEFAPSDWFDSQARTLGMYLSGTTLRQRDARGRPLRDDSFLLVLHAGLEGTTFTLPGPPWADAYTVVLDTTGHISTPPTPGEALPIPPLTLLVLRAVRT from the coding sequence ATGGGTCGGGTGGACGTCTGGCCGGGACACTGGTGGCCGCTTGGCGCGACAGCCGACGAGGACGGCACGAACTTCGCCGTCTACTCCCGGTACGCCGAAGCGGTCGACCTCTGCCTCTTCGACGATGACGGTACCGAGACCCGGTTGCCCCTCACCGAAACGACCTACCACGTCTGGCATGGTTACGTGCCCGGCGTGCGCCCCGGGACCCGGTACGGCTTCCGGGTCGACGGACCGTTCGACCCGCACCGGGGTCTGCGGTTCAATCCCAGCAAACTCCTCATCGACCCGTACGCCCGCGCCTTGGACGGTGATTTCGTCTTGTCAGACGCCGTTTTCGGTTATCCGCCCGGACGTGACGACACCGTCCAGGACCATCGGGACTCCGCGCCGTACGTCCCGAAATCCGTGGTGGTACGGGACGATTTCGATTGGGGTTCGGATCGGCATCCGAAGACGCCGTGGGCGGACACCATCATCTACGAGCTGCATGTCCGGGGTTTCACCATGCGCCATCCCGCGGTGCCACCGGAACTGCGCGGCACGTTCGCCGGTTTGGCGCACCCGGCCGTCCTCGAGCACCTCACCGCACTCGGCGTCACCGCAGTGGAACTCATGCCGGTGCACCATTTCATCTCAGAGCCGGACGTGCTGCGGCGGGGTCTGACCAACTACTGGGGGTACAACTCGATCGGATATTTCGCCCCGCACGGCCGGTACTCCGCCTCCGGCACACGAGGCCAACAAGTCAGGGAATTCAAGCAGATGGTCAAGGCCCTGCACGAAGCCGGCCTCGAGGTCATCCTCGACGTCGTCTACAACCACACGGCCGAAGGAGACGAAACCGGCCCGACTCTGTCCTTCCGCGGCCTGGACAATCCGACCTACTACCGGCTCGCCGACGGCGGCCGGCGATACGTCAACTACACCGGCACCGGGAACACCCTCGACGTGCGGAATTTCCCCGTGCTTCAGCTCATCATGGACTCGCTGCGGTACTGGGTCACCGAGATGCACGTGGACGGATTCCGCTTTGACCTGGCGGCCAGCCTGGCGCGGAGCATGCACGACGTCGACATGCTCTCGTCATTCCTCGCCATCATTCACCAGGATCCGGTGCTCTCCCAGGTGAAACTCATCGCCGAGCCGTGGGACCTCGGCGAGGGCGGCTACCAAGTCGGGGAATTCCCCCCGCTGTGGACCGAGTGGAACGACCGTTTCCGCGACACGGTACGGGATTTCTGGCTCCGCGGCCGGACCGGCATACGCGAACTCGGCTACCGGCTCTCCGGATCCTCCGACCTGTACCAGGACGACGGCCGGCGTCCCTACGCATCCATCAATTACGTGACCTGTCATGACGGCTTCACCCTGCATGACCTGGTCACGTACGGCACCAAGCACAACGAAGCCAACGGCGAGGCCAACCGGGACGGCGCCGACGAGAACCACAACTGGAACTGCGGACACGAGGGCGAGACCGACGATCCGGTCATCAACGGGATCCGAGCCCGGATGAAGCGAAATCTCCTCGCGACCACCCTGCTGGCCACCGGCGTGCCCATGCTGAGCCACGGCGACGAGCTCGGCCGCACCCAGCGCGGCAACAACAACGCCTACTGCCAGGACAATGAGATTTCCTGGGTGGACTGGGAAAACGCCGACACCGGCCTGTCGGCGTTCGTCCGCGGCGTCATCGCGCTCCGCCGGCGGCACCCGGTCTTCCGGCAACGGTCCTTCTTCACCGGTACCGCGCTCAGCGGTGACGGGGTGAAAGACCTTGCGTGGTTCGCGCCGGACGGCTCCGAGTTTGCACCGTCCGATTGGTTCGACTCGCAGGCGCGGACTCTCGGGATGTACCTATCCGGCACGACCCTCCGGCAACGGGACGCCCGCGGCCGGCCGCTGCGCGACGATTCCTTCCTGCTCGTGCTCCACGCCGGCTTGGAAGGGACGACGTTCACGCTCCCCGGCCCGCCCTGGGCGGACGCCTACACCGTCGTCCTCGATACCACCGGGCACATCTCGACGCCGCCGACGCCCGGAGAGGCGTTACCGATTCCGCCGCTCACGCTGCTCGTGCTCCGCGCGGTGCGAACCTGA